Proteins from one Staphylococcus sp. IVB6214 genomic window:
- the bioB gene encoding biotin synthase BioB, producing the protein MNIARNILDGVALTQQKALELFTDASYDTMSLVYEAYQLRKHYYGHKIKLNMILNAKSGICPEDCGYCGQSKDMKEKQRYTLIPENQITEGAKVAVENEIGTYCIVMSGRGPSDKEVDHITASVEHIKAAHPQLKVCACLGLTNEAQAAKLKAAGVDRYNHNLNTSERYHEEVVTTHTYQDRVDTIEMMKSHNISPCSGVICGMGESDEDIVNMAFALKKIDADSIPVNFLHPIKGTKFGEMDELTPMRCLRILALFRLVNPSKEIRIAGGREVNLRSLQATALMVANSIFVGDYLITGGQPNQLDYDMIKDLGYEIDYGNLETTSS; encoded by the coding sequence ATGAATATTGCACGTAATATCCTTGATGGAGTAGCACTAACACAACAAAAAGCATTGGAATTATTTACAGATGCCTCATACGACACGATGTCACTCGTCTACGAAGCATATCAACTACGGAAACATTATTATGGACACAAAATAAAGTTGAACATGATATTAAATGCGAAGAGTGGTATTTGTCCGGAAGACTGTGGTTACTGCGGGCAGTCTAAAGATATGAAAGAGAAACAAAGATATACGTTGATTCCAGAAAATCAAATTACAGAAGGTGCCAAAGTTGCAGTAGAAAATGAGATAGGGACATATTGCATTGTGATGAGTGGTAGAGGTCCCAGTGATAAGGAAGTCGATCATATCACTGCATCCGTCGAACACATTAAAGCAGCACACCCACAATTAAAAGTCTGTGCCTGTTTAGGATTAACGAATGAAGCACAAGCGGCTAAGTTAAAAGCAGCAGGTGTCGATCGATATAACCATAACCTGAATACGAGTGAACGGTACCATGAAGAAGTCGTCACAACACATACATATCAAGATCGTGTCGATACGATAGAAATGATGAAGTCACACAACATATCTCCTTGTTCAGGTGTCATATGTGGGATGGGAGAAAGCGATGAAGATATTGTCAATATGGCTTTTGCATTAAAAAAGATCGATGCAGACAGTATCCCAGTCAACTTCTTACATCCGATTAAAGGGACGAAGTTTGGGGAGATGGATGAGTTAACACCTATGCGTTGTTTACGTATTTTGGCGTTATTTCGCTTAGTGAATCCTTCCAAAGAAATCCGTATTGCAGGAGGACGTGAAGTGAATTTACGTTCTTTACAAGCGACTGCATTGATGGTGGCAAACTCTATTTTTGTAGGTGATTATCTTATTACCGGTGGACAACCTAATCAGTTGGATTATGACATGATCAAAGATTTAGGATATGAGATTGATTATGGAAACTTAGAGACAACTTCATCATAA
- a CDS encoding methionine ABC transporter ATP-binding protein yields the protein MITFQNVSKTFSKKQTTVHALNDVSFTVDQGDIFGVIGYSGAGKSTLVRLVNQLEKQTSGDVYVDNHHLNTYTPADLRKVKKDIGMIFQHFNLLNSKTVFKNVAMPLILSSINPTEIKKRVDEMLTFVGLEGKSQQYPSELSGGQKQRVAIARALVTNPKILLCDEATSALDPATTDAILDLLKKTNETFGVTILVITHEMSVIQKICNRVAVMEQGRVIELDSVKNVFSHPKTETAKRFVSTVINTEPSEHVLKQIAHHDNAQVYRLFIESDQISNAIVNDLIATFQVEVNIIHAFMTEIQTEAVGYLWLQIIGDATQQQAIQAHLTEQHIQYEEVSADARFIH from the coding sequence ATGATTACGTTTCAAAATGTCAGTAAAACATTCAGTAAAAAACAGACCACTGTGCATGCATTAAATGATGTTTCTTTCACCGTTGACCAAGGCGACATATTTGGCGTTATTGGTTATAGTGGTGCCGGTAAGAGTACATTAGTAAGACTCGTCAATCAGCTAGAGAAACAAACATCAGGCGATGTATATGTCGATAATCATCACTTAAATACATATACACCTGCAGATTTGCGCAAAGTCAAAAAAGATATCGGCATGATCTTTCAACATTTTAACCTTCTCAACTCAAAAACAGTCTTCAAAAACGTTGCAATGCCACTCATTCTCAGCAGTATTAATCCAACAGAAATCAAGAAACGTGTCGATGAAATGCTCACATTCGTTGGGTTAGAAGGCAAATCACAACAATATCCAAGCGAACTATCTGGTGGACAAAAACAGCGTGTCGCCATTGCACGTGCGCTCGTCACGAACCCTAAAATTTTGTTGTGTGACGAAGCGACAAGTGCACTCGACCCAGCAACGACAGATGCAATTCTTGATTTATTGAAGAAAACTAATGAAACATTCGGTGTTACGATTCTTGTCATCACACATGAGATGAGCGTGATTCAAAAAATTTGTAATCGTGTTGCAGTAATGGAACAAGGCCGTGTAATTGAATTAGACTCTGTCAAAAATGTGTTCAGTCACCCAAAAACAGAGACTGCTAAACGCTTTGTTTCTACGGTCATTAATACTGAACCGTCAGAACATGTTTTAAAACAGATTGCGCATCATGATAATGCACAAGTTTATCGCTTGTTCATCGAGAGTGATCAAATCTCCAATGCGATTGTCAATGACTTGATTGCGACATTCCAAGTTGAAGTGAACATTATTCATGCCTTTATGACAGAGATTCAAACAGAAGCTGTCGGTTATCTCTGGTTGCAAATCATTGGTGATGCGACACAACAACAAGCAATTCAAGCGCACTTAACAGAACAACACATTCAATATGAGGAGGTGTCAGCAGATGCTCGGTTCATCCATTGA
- a CDS encoding methionine ABC transporter permease, with amino-acid sequence MLGSSIDSSQLLEALYQTLYMVSVALVIGALIGIPLGILLVVTRPNGIWPNALIHHALNPIINILRSVPFIILLIAIVPFTKLLVGTSIGTTAAIVPLTVYVAPYIARLVENSLLEVDDGIIEAAHAMGASPIQIIRYFLLPEALGSLILSITTAIIGLIGATAMAGAVGGGGIGDMALVYGYQRFDTFVILITVVVLVIIVQLIQSLGNVLARKVRRN; translated from the coding sequence ATGCTCGGTTCATCCATTGATTCATCACAGTTACTTGAAGCACTTTACCAAACACTGTATATGGTATCTGTCGCACTTGTTATCGGTGCATTGATCGGGATTCCACTCGGCATTTTACTTGTGGTCACACGTCCAAATGGTATCTGGCCAAACGCCTTGATCCACCATGCCTTGAATCCAATTATCAATATCTTAAGATCTGTACCATTTATTATTTTGCTCATCGCAATTGTACCATTTACAAAACTATTGGTCGGTACGTCTATTGGAACAACAGCTGCGATTGTACCATTAACCGTTTATGTGGCACCTTATATCGCCAGACTCGTCGAAAACTCTTTATTAGAAGTAGATGACGGTATTATAGAAGCAGCCCATGCGATGGGGGCATCACCTATCCAAATTATACGCTATTTCTTATTACCAGAAGCACTCGGCTCACTGATCTTGTCTATCACAACTGCCATTATTGGTTTGATTGGTGCGACTGCGATGGCTGGTGCGGTCGGTGGTGGCGGTATCGGTGATATGGCACTGGTATATGGCTATCAGCGCTTTGATACATTCGTCATTCTCATCACCGTTGTCGTTTTAGTCATCATTGTGCAACTGATTCAGTCACTCGGTAACGTACTCGCAAGAAAAGTCAG